The following proteins are co-located in the Microcebus murinus isolate Inina chromosome 21, M.murinus_Inina_mat1.0, whole genome shotgun sequence genome:
- the LOC142863100 gene encoding small cell adhesion glycoprotein, whose protein sequence is MASLLTTPSPGEELMTTPILQATEALSPEAGASTALIAVVITVVFLTLLSVVILIFFYLYKNKGSYVTYESAEGEPSAILQMENDSAKGREKEEFFI, encoded by the coding sequence ATGGCCAGCCTCCTGACCACACCTTCTCCAGGAGAAGAACTGATGACCACCCCAATTCTGCAGGCCACAGAGGCCCTGTCTCCAGAAGCTGGAGCCAGCACAGCACTCATTGCAGTTGTTATCACCGTGGTCTTCCTCACCCTGCTCTCAGTTGTGATCTTGATCTTCTTTTACCTGTACAAGAACAAAGGCAGCTACGTCACCTATGAATCTGCAGAAGGCGAGCCCAGTGCCATCCTCCAGATGGAGAATGATTCAGCCaagggcagagagaaggaggaatTTTTCATCTGA